In a genomic window of Methanomassiliicoccales archaeon:
- a CDS encoding metalloregulator ArsR/SmtB family transcription factor — MRSKGRRSSKELPTHPTQEVPLALRQELERTGGLEKVKNSLPSEDDMDVWSHRMQALGDPLRLKVMHILENKPLCVCLIKELCQAPDSKLSYHLSVLKDASLIEGEQDGNWIIYRATPVAKRLLKVMDKDEGGR, encoded by the coding sequence TTGAGGTCTAAGGGACGCAGATCGAGCAAGGAATTGCCGACCCATCCCACCCAGGAGGTGCCATTGGCGCTGCGCCAAGAGCTGGAACGCACCGGGGGCCTGGAGAAGGTGAAGAACTCCCTGCCTTCGGAGGACGATATGGACGTTTGGAGCCACCGGATGCAGGCCCTGGGCGATCCGCTCCGGCTAAAGGTGATGCACATATTGGAGAACAAGCCGCTTTGCGTATGCCTGATCAAGGAGCTCTGCCAGGCACCGGACTCCAAGCTCTCCTACCATCTGAGCGTGCTCAAGGACGCCAGCCTGATAGAGGGAGAGCAGGACGGCAACTGGATCATCTACCGGGCGACGCCCGTGGCCAAGCGTCTCCTGAAGGTGATGGACAAGGACGAGGGCGGCAGGTGA
- a CDS encoding flavodoxin family protein: MRVLGISGSPRADGNTDILVSEALEGAKQAGAEIEFIGLAGKDIKGCNACPECGKGGLCTIDDDMQGLYPKLAAADGIIIGSPIYFGMITAQTKALIDRTYFLTKTGRKLENKVGGVITVGGRAGHEFSAAYLLDFMTLQGIILPPRAFAQSYSRDKGAAAKEEKAMKDARALGERVVQMISRLSGERRT, from the coding sequence ATGCGAGTACTAGGCATATCTGGAAGTCCCAGGGCCGATGGCAACACGGACATCCTGGTCAGCGAAGCTCTCGAAGGAGCGAAGCAAGCGGGGGCGGAGATCGAGTTCATAGGGCTGGCGGGCAAGGACATCAAGGGCTGCAACGCCTGCCCGGAGTGCGGCAAGGGCGGCCTGTGCACCATCGACGATGACATGCAAGGCCTATATCCCAAGCTGGCAGCGGCGGACGGCATCATCATCGGTTCGCCCATCTACTTCGGCATGATCACCGCCCAGACCAAGGCGCTGATCGACCGCACCTACTTCCTGACCAAGACCGGCCGGAAGCTGGAGAACAAGGTGGGCGGGGTCATCACCGTGGGCGGCAGGGCGGGGCACGAGTTCTCCGCCGCCTACCTGCTGGACTTCATGACCCTCCAGGGCATCATCCTGCCCCCAAGGGCGTTCGCCCAGAGCTACTCCCGGGACAAAGGCGCGGCCGCCAAGGAGGAGAAGGCGATGAAGGATGCGCGGGCCTTGGGCGAGAGGGTGGTGCAGATGATCTCCAGATTGAGCGGCGAAAGGAGAACCTAG